One Curtobacterium sp. MCLR17_007 DNA window includes the following coding sequences:
- a CDS encoding polyribonucleotide nucleotidyltransferase, which translates to MEGPEIKFAEAIIDNGRFGTRTVRFETGRLAQQAQGAVAAYLDEETMLLSATSAGKHPREGFDFFPLTVDVEERSYAAGKIPGSFFRREGRPSTEAILVCRLIDRPLRPSFVDGLRNEVQIVITVLSIAPDEFYDALAINAASASTQISGLPFSGPIAGVRLALIGDQWVAFPKASQLAEAVFDLTVAGRVVTDDAGNEDVAIMMVEAEATEHSWDLIQGGATKPDEAVVAQGLEAAKPFLKSLVEAQAKLAAQSAKEIQDFPVFPPYAPEVYSAVESLALSELGDVYKIAAKTERQDADDALKSRVKAAIAEQVAAGTLPEVANSQVSAAYKSVTKKVVRGRILTEQVRMDGRGLADIRPLDAEVAVIPRVHGSAVFQRGETQILGVTTLNMLKMEQQIDSLSPVTKKRYLHHYNFPPYSTGETGRVGSPKRREIGHGFLAERALVPVLPSREEFPYAIRQVSEALSSNGSTSMGSVCASTLSLLNAGVPLKAPVAGIAMGLVSDTVDGQTRYAALTDILGAEDALGDMDFKVAGTSEFVTAIQLDTKLDGIPSSVLDAALKQAKEARSAILGVLNEAIDAPDEMADTAPRVISVQIPVDKIGELIGPKGKTINGIQDTTGADISIEDDGTVYIGAVDGPSAEAARAQVNAIANPTNPEIGDQFLGTVVKIATFGAFVSLLPGRDGLLHVSEVRKLAGGKRVENVEDVLGVGQKILVEVTKVDDRGKLSLAPVVADEVDTDGRDDHASHAEAPAEG; encoded by the coding sequence TTGGAGGGTCCCGAGATCAAGTTCGCTGAAGCGATCATCGACAACGGTCGCTTCGGCACCAGGACGGTCCGGTTCGAGACCGGTCGTCTCGCGCAGCAGGCACAGGGTGCCGTCGCCGCGTACCTGGACGAAGAGACCATGCTGCTGTCGGCCACCAGCGCCGGCAAGCACCCGCGCGAGGGCTTCGACTTCTTCCCGCTCACGGTCGACGTCGAGGAGCGCTCGTACGCCGCCGGCAAGATCCCCGGCTCGTTCTTCCGCCGTGAAGGTCGCCCGTCGACCGAGGCGATCCTCGTCTGCCGTCTGATCGACCGGCCGCTGCGTCCGTCGTTCGTCGACGGCCTGCGCAACGAGGTCCAGATCGTCATCACCGTCCTGAGCATCGCTCCGGACGAGTTCTACGACGCGCTGGCGATCAACGCCGCGTCCGCGTCGACGCAGATCTCCGGTCTGCCGTTCTCCGGCCCGATCGCCGGCGTGCGCCTCGCGCTCATCGGCGACCAGTGGGTCGCGTTCCCGAAGGCCTCGCAGCTCGCCGAGGCCGTCTTCGACCTCACCGTCGCCGGCCGTGTCGTCACGGACGACGCCGGCAACGAGGACGTCGCGATCATGATGGTCGAGGCCGAGGCCACCGAGCACAGCTGGGACCTCATCCAGGGCGGCGCCACCAAGCCCGACGAGGCCGTCGTCGCCCAGGGCCTCGAGGCAGCGAAGCCGTTCCTCAAGTCCCTCGTCGAGGCACAGGCGAAGCTCGCCGCGCAGTCGGCCAAGGAGATCCAGGACTTCCCGGTCTTCCCGCCGTACGCACCCGAGGTCTACTCGGCCGTCGAGTCCCTCGCCCTGTCCGAGCTCGGCGACGTCTACAAGATCGCCGCCAAGACCGAGCGCCAGGACGCCGACGACGCGCTGAAGTCCCGCGTCAAGGCCGCCATCGCCGAGCAGGTCGCCGCGGGCACGCTGCCCGAGGTCGCGAACAGCCAGGTCAGCGCCGCGTACAAGTCGGTCACGAAGAAGGTCGTCCGCGGCCGCATCCTGACCGAGCAGGTCCGCATGGACGGCCGCGGCCTCGCCGACATCCGCCCGCTCGACGCCGAGGTCGCCGTGATCCCGCGCGTCCACGGTTCCGCGGTGTTCCAGCGCGGTGAGACCCAGATCCTGGGCGTCACCACGCTGAACATGCTCAAGATGGAGCAGCAGATCGACTCGCTGTCGCCCGTCACGAAGAAGCGCTACCTGCACCACTACAACTTCCCGCCCTACTCGACCGGTGAGACCGGCCGCGTGGGTTCGCCGAAGCGTCGCGAGATCGGGCACGGCTTCCTGGCCGAGCGCGCACTCGTGCCGGTGCTGCCGTCGCGCGAGGAGTTCCCGTACGCCATCCGTCAGGTCTCCGAGGCGCTCAGCTCGAACGGCTCGACCTCGATGGGCTCCGTCTGCGCCTCGACGCTGTCGCTGCTGAACGCCGGTGTGCCGCTCAAGGCGCCCGTCGCCGGCATCGCCATGGGCCTGGTCTCCGACACCGTCGACGGTCAGACCCGCTACGCGGCGCTGACCGACATCCTCGGTGCCGAGGACGCGCTGGGTGACATGGACTTCAAGGTCGCCGGTACCTCCGAGTTCGTCACCGCCATCCAGCTCGACACCAAGCTCGACGGCATCCCGTCGTCCGTGCTCGACGCCGCACTGAAGCAGGCGAAGGAGGCCCGCTCGGCCATCCTCGGCGTGCTGAACGAGGCGATCGACGCTCCCGACGAGATGGCAGACACCGCCCCGCGTGTCATCTCGGTGCAGATCCCCGTCGACAAGATCGGCGAGCTGATCGGCCCGAAGGGCAAGACGATCAACGGCATCCAGGACACCACCGGTGCCGACATCTCGATCGAGGACGACGGCACGGTCTACATCGGTGCCGTGGACGGTCCGTCCGCCGAGGCCGCGCGTGCGCAGGTCAACGCGATCGCGAACCCGACCAACCCGGAGATCGGGGACCAGTTCCTCGGTACCGTCGTGAAGATCGCCACCTTCGGCGCCTTCGTGTCGCTGCTGCCGGGCCGCGACGGTCTGCTCCACGTCTCCGAGGTCCGCAAGCTCGCCGGTGGCAAGCGTGTGGAGAACGTCGAGGACGTGCTCGGCGTCGGCCAGAAGATCCTGGTCGAGGTCACCAAGGTCGACGACCGCGGCAAGCTCTCGCTCGCGCCGGTCGTGGCGGACGAGGTCGACACCGACGGCCGTGACGACCACGCGTCGCACGCCGAGGCGCCGGCCGAGGGCTGA